GGCCGACTGGTTACTGATTTACAAATACGTCATCAAGAACGTTGCCAAGAAACACGGCAAAACCGTTACCTTTATGCCCAAGCCATTGTTTGGTGATAACGGTTCCGGGATGCACACTCACCAGTCTATCTGGAAAGATGGCAAACCTCTATTTGCTGGTGATAAGTATGCTGGTTTGAGCGAAACAGCATTGTATTACATTGGTGGTCTCCTCAAACACGCACCGGCACTGTTGGCAATTACTAACCCCAGTACCAACTCTTACAAGCGTCTAGTACCTGGTTATGAAGCACCAGTGAACTTGGCTTACTCCCAAGGTAACCGTTCTGCTTCTATCCGTATTCCTTTGTCTGGCACTAACCCCAAAGCCAAGCGGTTAGAATTCCGTTGTCCAGATGCTACCGCTAACCCCTACTTGGCATTTGCTGCCATGCTTTGTGCTGGTCTTGATGGCATCAAGAACAAAATTGATCCTGGTGAACCTCTAGACAAGAATATTTATGAACTTTCTCCAGAAGAACTGGCGAAGGTTCCTTCAACTCCGGGTTCTCTAGAACTGGCATTGCAAGCCTTAGAAACAGATCACGCTTTCTTAACAGAATCAGGCGTGTTCACTGAAGACTTCATTGAAAATTGGATTGATTACAAGCTAGCTAACGAAGTCAAGCAGTTACAGCTACGCCCTCACCCTTACGAGTTTTACCTTTATTACGATGCTTAATCAACAGTCGTATTTAATACCAATAGGTACATCGTAATTATTAGGCGTGTATTGCAATAAACCTGTACTCAAATTTTATTTGGGTTTCTAGGGAGAGAATCTGTAGCCTTGTTTTGGCGAATTGGTATAAAAGCATAAATTTTGCCACCTTTTAGGGTGGCTTTTTTTTTAGAAGATGCAATGCAACAGGGGCGCACAACTAGCTAGCTGTGCGCCCTTACTCAAAAAATCTAATTAATAAATTTTGCAACCTAGCTCATTGTGGCAT
This region of Nostoc sp. UHCC 0302 genomic DNA includes:
- the glnA gene encoding type I glutamate--ammonia ligase, which gives rise to MTTPQEVLKLIQDQKIELIDLKFIDIPGTWQHLTVYQNQIDESSFIDGVPFDGSSIRGWKAINESDMTMVLDPNTAWIDPFMAEPTLSIICSIKEPRTGEWYNRCPRVIAQKAVDYLVSTGIGDTAFLGPEAEFFIFDTARFGQTANEGYYFLDSEEGAWNSGKLGTDEKPNLAYKPRYKEGYFPVSPTDSFQDIRTEMLLTMAKLGVPIEKHHHEVATGGQSELGFRFGKLVEAADWLLIYKYVIKNVAKKHGKTVTFMPKPLFGDNGSGMHTHQSIWKDGKPLFAGDKYAGLSETALYYIGGLLKHAPALLAITNPSTNSYKRLVPGYEAPVNLAYSQGNRSASIRIPLSGTNPKAKRLEFRCPDATANPYLAFAAMLCAGLDGIKNKIDPGEPLDKNIYELSPEELAKVPSTPGSLELALQALETDHAFLTESGVFTEDFIENWIDYKLANEVKQLQLRPHPYEFYLYYDA